Proteins encoded together in one Anoxybacillus flavithermus window:
- the ytpR gene encoding YtpR family tRNA-binding protein, producing the protein MNVFYNREGIGDTLLITLKVVDPQVRAFEKKGDVVRIYDEQTSETVGYNIFHASTYSTFEGNGVVELNEQVIATINDILQKNGVNEQLKADFSPKFVVGYVKEKEKPPNADKLSVCQVDIGTETLQIVCGAPNVEAGQKVVVAKVGAVMPSGLVIQEAELRGVKSYGMICSARELDLPNAPQEKGILVLDDEYEVGQPFFS; encoded by the coding sequence ATGAACGTATTTTACAATCGAGAAGGTATTGGCGACACGTTGCTCATTACTTTAAAAGTTGTTGATCCACAAGTGCGTGCTTTTGAGAAAAAAGGGGATGTTGTGCGCATTTATGATGAGCAAACAAGTGAAACAGTTGGTTACAATATTTTTCATGCGTCTACATATAGCACATTTGAAGGAAATGGAGTCGTTGAACTAAACGAACAAGTAATCGCTACGATTAACGACATATTGCAAAAAAATGGTGTAAATGAACAATTAAAGGCTGATTTTTCACCAAAATTTGTTGTCGGTTACGTGAAAGAAAAGGAGAAGCCCCCGAATGCTGATAAATTAAGTGTTTGTCAAGTAGACATTGGTACGGAAACATTGCAAATTGTATGCGGGGCTCCAAACGTAGAAGCAGGACAAAAAGTCGTTGTCGCAAAAGTCGGAGCAGTCATGCCAAGCGGTCTAGTCATTCAAGAGGCAGAACTTCGTGGGGTGAAGTCTTACGGAATGATTTGTTCTGCCCGTGAACTCGATTTGCCAAACGCCCCACAAGAGAAAGGGATTCTCGTTTTAGATGATGAGTACGAAGTAGGTCAACCATTTTTTAGCTGA
- a CDS encoding DNA translocase FtsK, translating into MGWFKALLRYLFGENDKEKETRKRLPSVQKNDHKHVEAKVVYEYPKGKFRFPLIPDEPKERQKERIYEQKRSSPQTVSSEKKITRIERTVNESRTFRPTDVPSPIFGYKRMERVERKKEHDAVVEFELPIVEEAETNEHVHMPASEPIHHEEKDVAHEKEEMQQEEVQREAGEEQVTQIQVGESKEQERREEKIEQTNEERERKRSGVPYNVMMLKQDREKWKERQQQQQRSYTFPPLSLLHAPAIQHEGDETWLKEQTERLNETFKNFNVGATVVHVTQGPTVTRFEVQPELGVKVNKITNLADDIKLNLAAVDIRIEAPIPGKNTIGIEVPNRSSRPVFIREVLQSEVFQQSQSPLAVALGLDISGRPVVTDLKKMPHGLIAGATGSGKSVCMNAMLVSLLYKATPHEVKLLLIDPKMVELAPYNHIPHLVSPVITDAKAATAALKWAVSEMERRYELFAHTGVRDIVRYNELIRKAQKPEQHLPYIVIVIDELADLMMVAPADVEEAICRIAQKARACGMHLLVATQRPSVDVITGLIKANIPTRIAFSVSSQIDSRTIIDINGAEKLLGRGDMLFLENGTAKPIRLQGNFVSDEEIERVVAHVRQQMELSYLFQHDELLQQHVQAEEDDELFYEACEFVVQQGGASTSSLQRRFRIGYNRAARLIEMMEQRGIVSAPKGSKPRDVLIDEQDLEQLQDTI; encoded by the coding sequence ATGGGTTGGTTTAAGGCACTACTTCGTTATTTATTTGGAGAAAATGATAAGGAAAAAGAAACGCGCAAACGCCTCCCTTCCGTACAAAAAAATGATCATAAACATGTGGAGGCAAAAGTTGTTTATGAATATCCGAAAGGGAAATTTCGCTTTCCATTAATTCCAGATGAACCAAAAGAAAGACAAAAAGAGCGAATATATGAACAAAAGCGCTCATCACCACAGACCGTTTCCTCTGAGAAAAAAATAACACGCATAGAGCGCACAGTAAACGAATCACGCACGTTTCGTCCGACAGATGTGCCATCGCCTATATTTGGTTATAAGCGAATGGAGCGTGTTGAGCGAAAAAAAGAACATGATGCGGTTGTTGAATTTGAACTTCCGATCGTTGAAGAAGCTGAAACAAACGAACATGTGCATATGCCAGCAAGTGAGCCAATTCATCATGAAGAGAAAGATGTTGCTCATGAAAAAGAAGAAATGCAACAAGAAGAAGTGCAGAGGGAAGCTGGTGAAGAACAAGTTACGCAAATACAGGTAGGAGAAAGTAAAGAGCAGGAGCGTAGAGAAGAAAAAATTGAACAAACGAACGAAGAACGGGAGAGAAAGAGAAGCGGTGTGCCATATAACGTGATGATGTTAAAACAAGATCGAGAAAAATGGAAAGAGCGACAGCAACAGCAACAGCGATCTTATACGTTTCCGCCGTTATCGCTATTGCATGCTCCAGCGATTCAACATGAGGGCGATGAAACGTGGCTAAAAGAGCAGACAGAGCGGTTAAATGAGACGTTTAAAAATTTTAACGTTGGAGCAACAGTCGTTCACGTGACTCAAGGTCCGACGGTGACTCGTTTTGAAGTGCAACCAGAACTTGGAGTGAAAGTGAATAAAATTACGAATTTAGCGGATGATATCAAATTAAATTTAGCGGCTGTAGATATTCGTATCGAAGCGCCTATCCCTGGGAAAAACACGATCGGAATCGAAGTGCCTAATCGCTCAAGCCGCCCTGTTTTCATTCGTGAAGTATTACAAAGCGAGGTGTTCCAACAATCACAATCTCCGTTAGCCGTTGCCTTAGGATTAGATATTTCAGGGAGACCAGTTGTTACTGATTTAAAAAAGATGCCGCACGGATTGATTGCGGGAGCAACTGGATCAGGGAAAAGCGTCTGCATGAATGCGATGTTAGTAAGTTTGTTATATAAAGCAACACCGCACGAAGTGAAGTTATTATTGATCGATCCGAAAATGGTCGAACTTGCACCGTACAATCATATTCCACATTTAGTTAGCCCAGTTATTACAGATGCAAAAGCAGCAACAGCAGCATTAAAATGGGCTGTATCTGAAATGGAGCGGCGATATGAGCTGTTTGCACATACAGGGGTGCGCGATATTGTTCGTTATAATGAGTTAATACGAAAAGCACAAAAGCCAGAACAACATCTACCTTATATTGTTATTGTCATTGATGAATTAGCAGATTTAATGATGGTTGCTCCAGCCGATGTAGAGGAAGCTATTTGCCGTATTGCCCAAAAAGCGCGGGCGTGTGGGATGCACTTACTTGTTGCTACACAACGACCGTCTGTTGATGTCATTACCGGCTTAATTAAGGCAAATATCCCAACGCGCATTGCCTTTTCTGTATCGTCACAAATTGATTCACGTACAATTATTGATATAAACGGTGCTGAAAAATTACTTGGGCGAGGCGATATGTTATTTTTAGAAAACGGAACAGCAAAACCAATTCGCTTACAAGGCAATTTTGTATCGGATGAAGAAATTGAGCGCGTCGTTGCCCATGTGCGTCAACAAATGGAACTGTCTTATTTATTTCAACACGATGAGTTGTTGCAACAACATGTACAAGCTGAGGAAGATGATGAGCTCTTTTATGAAGCATGTGAGTTTGTTGTTCAACAAGGTGGTGCTTCGACGTCGAGTTTGCAACGTCGTTTTCGTATCGGCTATAATCGGGCAGCGCGCTTAATTGAAATGATGGAGCAGCGTGGGATTGTATCGGCACCAAAAGGAAGCAAGCCACGCGATGTGCTAATTGACGAGCAAGATCTTGAGCAACTACAAGAT